Proteins encoded in a region of the Paenibacillus sp. E222 genome:
- the lspA gene encoding signal peptidase II: protein MLFYFVALLVTLVDQGTKMAVRMYMEVGDTMRLGDSGMQLQHYENSGMAGSLFQGNARLFGVVAILFVAGIMYYRRKGEIRGFWMQAGAGFMVGGALGNAIDRFIYARVTDFLVFPSGRGILNLADVAINVGVVMLVIGMLIRAFQSYRAKRLRNALPKIER from the coding sequence ATGTTATTTTATTTTGTAGCACTGCTGGTGACCTTGGTTGATCAGGGAACCAAGATGGCGGTGAGGATGTATATGGAAGTTGGCGACACGATGAGGCTTGGCGACTCGGGAATGCAATTGCAGCATTATGAGAACAGCGGAATGGCAGGCAGCCTGTTTCAAGGGAATGCGCGTTTGTTCGGTGTGGTTGCCATTCTGTTCGTGGCGGGCATAATGTATTATCGGAGAAAAGGTGAGATTCGCGGTTTCTGGATGCAGGCAGGTGCCGGTTTCATGGTCGGTGGTGCTTTGGGTAATGCAATCGATCGGTTTATCTACGCACGCGTAACGGATTTTCTTGTATTTCCGTCGGGACGTGGTATTCTCAATTTGGCGGATGTAGCCATTAATGTTGGTGTGGTTATGCTGGTCATCGGCATGTTAATCCGTGCATTTCAGAGTTACCGAGCCAAGCGTTTACGTAATGCTTTGCCGAAAATAGAGCGTTGA
- a CDS encoding ABC transporter substrate-binding protein, translating into MRTSLTKALGIMLLCGITAVLLSSCTSGNHANGKVQVEFFQNKPEAKGTFDELIKMFNAEHSDIQVTQVNPPDAETVLKTRVVKNDVPDIMAMGATDTYSILAQSDIFADLTDSQLLKTIDPNYIQMLKDVTGMDEVTGVPYATNANGIMYNKTLFKEMGLDVPKTWDELIATAQKIKDAGKIPFYFTYKDDWQTNLPFNALGPNLVGIDFYLERRENKVTFKEKYREVAEKQLELMNYGHGDNFGKAYSDGNRAFANGEAYMYIQGTWAISEIRKANPNVDIGFFPFPTGNDPSKIKLVNGIDSLFTIAADTPNKEQAEQFIAFLLEPENIGKYIKEQTLFSAVEGVKQDDPAVQELTPYIEQGKVIDFADHYIPAAVQLNSIVQSFLQNKNIDNYLDTLDKEWDKVANRR; encoded by the coding sequence ATGAGAACATCGCTTACCAAGGCACTCGGGATAATGCTGCTTTGTGGAATAACGGCTGTACTTCTGTCTTCCTGCACCAGCGGGAATCATGCCAACGGCAAAGTGCAGGTTGAATTTTTTCAGAATAAACCCGAAGCCAAAGGAACCTTTGACGAGTTAATCAAAATGTTCAACGCCGAACACTCCGATATTCAGGTCACTCAGGTGAATCCACCTGACGCGGAGACGGTGCTGAAGACACGTGTGGTGAAGAACGATGTGCCAGATATTATGGCAATGGGGGCAACCGATACCTATTCCATTCTTGCACAGAGTGATATTTTCGCCGATCTGACAGACAGCCAACTATTGAAAACGATTGATCCCAACTACATACAGATGCTAAAGGATGTCACGGGTATGGATGAAGTAACAGGTGTCCCTTACGCAACAAATGCAAACGGCATCATGTACAACAAAACGTTGTTTAAAGAGATGGGTCTGGACGTACCCAAGACCTGGGACGAGCTGATTGCTACAGCCCAAAAAATTAAGGATGCGGGTAAAATTCCGTTTTACTTCACATACAAGGATGACTGGCAGACCAATCTGCCGTTCAATGCACTCGGACCTAACTTGGTTGGTATTGATTTCTACCTGGAGCGTCGCGAGAACAAGGTGACCTTCAAGGAGAAATACCGCGAGGTTGCGGAGAAGCAGCTGGAGCTGATGAATTATGGTCACGGCGACAACTTCGGTAAAGCGTATTCGGATGGTAACCGTGCCTTTGCCAATGGCGAAGCGTATATGTACATCCAAGGTACCTGGGCCATCTCCGAGATTCGCAAAGCCAACCCGAATGTGGACATTGGTTTCTTCCCATTCCCGACAGGCAACGATCCGAGCAAGATCAAGCTGGTGAACGGAATCGACTCCCTGTTTACCATTGCAGCAGATACACCGAACAAGGAGCAGGCCGAGCAGTTCATCGCGTTTCTGCTGGAGCCTGAGAATATAGGCAAGTACATTAAGGAACAGACGCTGTTCTCTGCGGTGGAAGGTGTAAAACAAGACGATCCTGCTGTACAGGAACTGACACCTTACATTGAGCAGGGCAAGGTTATCGATTTCGCCGATCACTATATTCCGGCTGCGGTGCAGCTGAATTCCATCGTACAGTCCTTTTTGCAGAACAAGAATATCGACAACTATCTGGATACACTCGACAAAGAATGGGACAAGGTAGCGAATCGGCGATAA
- a CDS encoding permease prefix domain 1-containing protein — protein sequence METIMVYLENMFAGLPKTSEVEHLKQELLSGMEDKYLELKRAGKSENEAIGIVISEFGNIEELTAELGIQPAGIEEAAPVLTEEEAYDYAAVKRSVGLWTGLGVFLCASGVAFLIFLDTFFEHNNIKSMTGSMETGSLLGLIGMFVLIAFAVGMFIHSGMKLDRFKYMEKGFQLPYALKMSLQRSQAHFALTYRVSIITSVGLCVLSPVFIFAGAYINDDYASYGVSLFMLMAAVGVFLFIYYGNIQGAYTKLLEEPHFSADKKEQERMVGAVGAIVWPLATALFLFTGFVYQRWDVNWAIFPITGVLFGMFSNTYHILKRKNPS from the coding sequence ATGGAGACGATTATGGTGTATCTGGAAAACATGTTTGCTGGTCTGCCGAAGACCTCCGAGGTGGAGCATTTGAAACAGGAGCTTCTCTCGGGGATGGAAGATAAATACTTGGAACTGAAGCGGGCGGGTAAATCGGAGAATGAGGCGATTGGTATTGTGATTTCGGAATTTGGCAATATCGAGGAGTTAACAGCTGAGCTTGGTATTCAACCAGCCGGGATTGAGGAAGCAGCACCTGTGCTGACGGAGGAAGAGGCTTATGATTATGCTGCTGTCAAACGCAGTGTGGGTCTGTGGACAGGACTTGGTGTTTTTCTCTGCGCATCCGGGGTGGCCTTCCTGATATTCCTTGATACATTTTTTGAACACAACAATATCAAGTCCATGACAGGGTCGATGGAAACGGGCAGCCTGCTGGGGCTCATCGGGATGTTTGTACTGATTGCCTTTGCAGTCGGCATGTTTATTCACAGCGGGATGAAGCTTGATCGTTTTAAGTATATGGAGAAGGGATTTCAGTTGCCCTATGCGCTCAAGATGTCACTTCAACGCAGTCAGGCCCATTTCGCGCTGACGTACCGCGTTTCAATCATTACAAGCGTCGGTCTGTGCGTGCTGTCACCCGTTTTTATTTTCGCGGGTGCATATATTAACGATGACTACGCATCTTACGGTGTCTCTCTCTTTATGTTAATGGCAGCGGTGGGCGTGTTCCTGTTCATTTATTACGGCAATATCCAGGGGGCTTACACGAAATTGCTGGAGGAGCCACACTTTAGTGCTGATAAGAAGGAGCAGGAAAGAATGGTAGGCGCAGTGGGGGCAATCGTATGGCCATTGGCTACGGCGTTATTTCTGTTCACGGGCTTTGTATACCAGCGATGGGACGTTAACTGGGCCATATTTCCGATTACAGGTGTGTTGTTCGGCATGTTCAGCAATACCTATCATATATTAAAACGGAAAAATCCTTCCTGA
- a CDS encoding response regulator, with amino-acid sequence MIHGRTILIVDDEPRTREGIRKTLEGWSAGRNEIRTAASGVEAAAWLREQTADLLITDVRMPEFSGLSLVEAVQQFPSKPVVLIMSGHADFQYAQQAIKLGVVDYLLKPIEKEQLIQTVEKALQLRDQQRRIQTMQKLVDPKLLDAKERGDQRLNPQISEAVAYVEAHLSEHVTLREIADMLHLNSSYFSVLFKEQIGINFSEFLTRTRIQRAKEMLVQTTLPISEIAEQVGYQTDKYFIKVFKSLEGLSPSKYRHSITVRKETELP; translated from the coding sequence ATGATTCATGGCAGAACGATTCTAATCGTTGATGATGAGCCGCGTACACGAGAAGGCATTCGCAAGACGCTGGAAGGTTGGTCAGCAGGTCGTAATGAAATTCGAACTGCGGCAAGTGGAGTAGAGGCAGCGGCATGGCTCCGGGAACAGACGGCGGACCTTTTAATTACAGACGTTCGCATGCCAGAATTCTCTGGTCTGTCGCTCGTTGAAGCCGTGCAGCAGTTTCCGAGCAAGCCAGTCGTGCTGATTATGTCTGGGCATGCCGACTTCCAATATGCCCAGCAGGCCATCAAACTGGGTGTGGTTGATTATCTGCTTAAACCGATTGAGAAGGAACAGCTGATTCAGACGGTAGAGAAAGCTTTGCAACTCAGGGACCAACAGCGGCGTATTCAAACGATGCAGAAGCTGGTTGACCCAAAGCTGCTGGATGCCAAGGAACGGGGAGACCAGAGGCTTAATCCCCAGATCAGTGAAGCTGTTGCTTATGTGGAAGCCCATCTCAGCGAGCATGTTACTCTGCGGGAAATCGCTGATATGCTGCATTTGAACTCAAGTTATTTTAGCGTTCTGTTCAAGGAGCAGATCGGGATTAATTTTAGCGAATTTCTAACCCGTACGCGTATTCAGCGGGCGAAGGAGATGCTTGTGCAGACGACTCTGCCCATCTCGGAGATTGCCGAACAGGTCGGCTACCAGACGGATAAATATTTTATTAAGGTATTCAAAAGTCTCGAAGGGCTCAGCCCAAGCAAATATCGTCATTCCATTACGGTTCGTAAAGAGACTGAATTACCATAA
- a CDS encoding carbohydrate ABC transporter permease, which produces MDKVMSNRLVAALYVLPALLLLLVLIYIPIVLTGYYGLMQWDGIGAMTFIGFENYARLLHDATFWQSAYHTFLLALFSALSLIGYLMIALVLSGKIKGANLFRKIYLIPMLLSSVAIAQLWLKIYHPSNGVLNTFLEAIGVANPPAWLAEPSLVLYALFVPILWQYAGFYILIYYAALKNIPESLIEAARIDGASPWQIAFRIKLPLITEVIKVTIVLAVVGSLKYFDLIYVMTDGGPNGSSEVMASYMYHQAFRGFDFGYGSAVGFFLLVICLVVTWLLRKATASKDTIQYS; this is translated from the coding sequence ATGGATAAAGTCATGTCCAACCGTTTAGTCGCTGCGTTGTACGTGCTTCCCGCACTGCTGCTGTTATTGGTACTGATCTATATCCCGATCGTGCTGACCGGATATTACGGATTGATGCAGTGGGACGGGATCGGCGCAATGACCTTTATCGGTTTTGAAAATTATGCAAGATTGCTTCATGACGCAACGTTCTGGCAGAGTGCATATCATACCTTTTTGCTGGCCTTGTTCTCTGCACTGAGTCTGATCGGTTATCTTATGATTGCCCTGGTGTTGTCAGGAAAAATTAAGGGAGCCAACCTGTTTCGGAAAATATATCTGATTCCTATGCTGCTGTCCTCTGTAGCAATCGCACAGCTGTGGCTAAAGATTTACCATCCCAGCAATGGTGTGTTAAACACCTTTCTGGAAGCAATCGGGGTTGCCAATCCGCCAGCCTGGCTGGCGGAGCCATCCCTGGTGCTGTATGCCCTGTTCGTACCGATCTTGTGGCAGTATGCCGGATTCTATATTCTGATCTACTATGCTGCGCTCAAGAATATCCCGGAATCGTTGATTGAAGCAGCGCGGATTGATGGAGCAAGCCCTTGGCAGATAGCCTTTCGCATCAAGCTGCCCCTGATCACGGAAGTGATCAAAGTGACGATCGTGCTGGCTGTCGTTGGCTCGCTGAAGTACTTTGACCTCATATATGTGATGACGGACGGTGGACCGAATGGCTCCAGTGAAGTGATGGCTTCTTATATGTATCATCAGGCTTTCCGTGGATTCGACTTTGGTTATGGGAGTGCCGTTGGTTTCTTCCTGCTCGTGATCTGTCTGGTCGTTACCTGGCTGCTTCGGAAAGCTACAGCATCCAAAGACACCATTCAGTATTCTTGA
- a CDS encoding nucleoside hydrolase, translating to MRKVIIDTDTAGDDTIAILTALHHFQVEGITITGGNVQFDQEVENALYTVQVAGHGGKVPVYKGCERPLMAYGKAQHRTVEDVHGDDGMGGAHFPKADQRPEAGHAVDFIIEKVHAHPGEISLLAIAPLTNIAMAIQKDPTIIPEIAHLYIMGGTNNALGNITPAAEYNFYVDPEAAKIVLHAGIPITMVGWEMCTQYSVMDDDDHAEIAALGTSGADFFTAINKVVMQFNKSVHKLDGTTHPDTLLMAVAADESLMTQSGQYYVDVEAAGELTRGYSVVDINGRFGKEPNVRVCEAIDRPKFKSMLLDVLSAIQ from the coding sequence ATGAGAAAAGTCATCATCGATACAGATACAGCAGGAGACGATACGATTGCGATTCTGACGGCACTGCACCATTTCCAGGTGGAGGGCATTACAATTACAGGCGGGAACGTACAGTTTGACCAGGAGGTTGAAAATGCCCTGTACACGGTACAGGTTGCAGGACATGGCGGCAAGGTGCCTGTGTACAAAGGGTGCGAACGCCCATTGATGGCCTATGGCAAGGCCCAGCACCGCACGGTGGAAGACGTACATGGCGATGACGGCATGGGCGGAGCCCATTTCCCGAAGGCAGACCAGCGTCCAGAGGCAGGGCATGCGGTTGATTTTATCATTGAAAAGGTACATGCACATCCGGGCGAAATCTCGCTTCTGGCCATTGCACCCCTGACCAACATTGCGATGGCAATCCAGAAGGACCCAACCATTATTCCGGAGATTGCCCACCTATACATCATGGGTGGAACGAATAATGCACTGGGTAATATCACACCAGCCGCGGAGTATAACTTCTATGTAGATCCGGAAGCAGCCAAAATTGTATTGCACGCGGGCATTCCGATCACCATGGTTGGCTGGGAGATGTGTACGCAGTATTCTGTTATGGATGATGACGATCACGCTGAAATTGCAGCACTGGGTACATCTGGTGCCGATTTCTTCACAGCCATCAACAAAGTGGTTATGCAGTTTAACAAATCGGTACATAAACTGGATGGCACCACTCACCCGGATACGTTGCTGATGGCTGTTGCCGCAGATGAGTCGCTCATGACCCAATCCGGTCAGTATTATGTGGATGTAGAAGCAGCAGGAGAGTTAACACGTGGATATAGCGTTGTAGATATCAACGGACGTTTTGGCAAAGAGCCGAATGTACGCGTCTGTGAGGCCATTGACCGTCCGAAGTTCAAATCCATGCTGCTGGATGTGCTCTCTGCTATTCAATAA
- a CDS encoding carbohydrate ABC transporter permease, whose protein sequence is MRSRLRTNWPVMLLIVLGTLFILFPLYMTVTIALKNPEQMAQSVFAIPTTLHWENFASAIDMTNFFQSFRNSAIVTASTVILTLLSNSMVAYAIARNMEKRKFFKGLYYYFVSAMFIPFPIIMLPIVKLTASLEMTNLLGLILLHTVYGLAFNVFVYVGYIRSIPVALEEAAFVDGATTWGTFWKIIFPLMAPISATVGILTCLSTYNDFLLPLIIISDPAQYTLPLVQYVFQGQFNTDFNLAFASYLLALLPMIIIYLFAQKWIINGVTQGSVK, encoded by the coding sequence ATGAGAAGCCGTTTACGTACCAACTGGCCCGTTATGTTGTTGATTGTTCTGGGTACTTTATTCATTCTGTTCCCTTTATATATGACGGTTACGATCGCATTGAAGAATCCGGAGCAAATGGCCCAATCCGTCTTTGCTATTCCGACGACGCTTCACTGGGAGAACTTTGCAAGTGCAATAGATATGACAAACTTCTTCCAATCGTTCCGTAACAGTGCCATTGTTACTGCGTCAACAGTCATTCTGACCTTGCTCAGTAACTCCATGGTCGCTTACGCCATTGCGCGTAATATGGAGAAACGGAAATTTTTCAAAGGGCTGTACTATTACTTCGTCAGCGCGATGTTCATTCCGTTTCCAATCATTATGCTGCCGATTGTTAAGTTGACTGCATCACTGGAAATGACCAATTTGCTGGGTCTTATCCTGCTGCATACGGTGTATGGTCTCGCCTTTAACGTATTTGTGTATGTAGGTTATATTCGGTCCATTCCGGTAGCGCTGGAGGAGGCAGCCTTTGTAGATGGAGCGACAACTTGGGGCACGTTCTGGAAAATCATTTTCCCATTGATGGCGCCGATCAGTGCCACGGTTGGTATCCTAACTTGTCTGTCTACTTACAATGACTTCCTGCTGCCACTCATTATTATTAGCGACCCGGCACAATACACACTACCACTGGTACAATATGTGTTCCAGGGTCAATTCAATACCGACTTCAACCTGGCGTTTGCATCGTACCTGCTGGCGCTGCTGCCAATGATCATCATTTATCTGTTTGCACAGAAGTGGATCATCAACGGTGTAACGCAAGGCTCAGTGAAATAA
- a CDS encoding sensor histidine kinase — translation MNWGRWNSLRNQIFVGFVLVMLVVLFIAGIVAYDRVSGLLKTNAEKHIHQTAVQANGRLDALIAQVNSLTSQVADDSYVQRLLSNEKGGEQATFNQRQALLQVVSSYPSFMSGVQSLEIYTTTYSRIFPMDDRSLDGRLGRNWIAEADAEKGRLVWVGPDPEDPGVIMAIRRISLMDRAFESGGYVVVRMQRSFFQLNDLDAEDDVEDSILLVDAAGSVVTSNLEASLDVEALLSSDSSVVQTRDEPYIVVRQHSEMTGWTLAVLTPVSETTEGVSILRTALLISGLFGVVLFLIMSFLLSTMITRPITRLMRAMRSARPGAMKPNIMFSSTMEIHRLNEVYNQMVYRLNELTEEIYEKEIMHSRTELKALQSQINPHFLFNTLEAFYWSLDDKGDEEMARMVVAMSRLFRYIISSPNQDEWVTIADELEHAERYLRIMEMRLGERLQWEIRLSDAMRTVRIPKLLIQPLVENAILHGIESKIEPGKVSIHVDASTQEGLVHIEVRDDGPGMDDSRLQSVVRALNGGPAVSDKGTGVGLINVHRRLKLYFGSQLGELCRLTITSKVGEGAVIRFEIPKDTEGAYDSWQNDSNR, via the coding sequence GTGAATTGGGGCAGATGGAACTCGTTGCGCAATCAGATCTTTGTTGGTTTTGTACTGGTGATGCTGGTGGTGTTATTTATTGCAGGAATCGTCGCCTATGATCGGGTATCCGGTTTGCTGAAAACCAATGCGGAGAAGCATATCCATCAAACTGCTGTTCAGGCTAATGGCAGACTGGATGCCTTAATCGCACAGGTTAACTCGCTGACGTCCCAAGTGGCAGATGATTCTTATGTGCAGCGTTTGCTGAGCAATGAGAAGGGTGGGGAACAGGCTACGTTTAATCAGCGTCAAGCGCTCTTGCAGGTTGTGAGCAGCTATCCGTCCTTTATGAGCGGTGTGCAGAGTCTGGAAATCTATACGACAACTTACAGCAGAATATTTCCCATGGATGACCGATCTTTGGATGGAAGGCTCGGACGTAACTGGATAGCGGAAGCAGACGCGGAGAAGGGGAGGCTGGTCTGGGTCGGCCCCGACCCGGAAGATCCCGGAGTCATTATGGCTATTCGGCGAATCAGTCTGATGGACCGGGCTTTTGAATCTGGCGGTTATGTCGTGGTGCGGATGCAGCGCAGCTTTTTTCAACTGAATGACTTGGATGCTGAGGACGACGTAGAGGATTCAATTCTGCTGGTGGATGCAGCAGGAAGCGTAGTTACTTCCAATCTGGAGGCCAGTCTGGATGTGGAGGCACTCCTAAGCAGTGACAGCTCTGTTGTCCAGACCCGGGATGAGCCTTATATCGTCGTCAGACAGCATTCCGAAATGACGGGATGGACACTCGCGGTTCTTACTCCTGTAAGCGAGACGACGGAGGGCGTGTCCATTCTTCGGACGGCACTGCTTATTTCCGGTTTGTTTGGCGTCGTGCTGTTCCTCATTATGTCTTTTCTCTTGTCTACCATGATTACACGTCCCATCACCCGTCTGATGAGGGCCATGCGCAGTGCACGCCCGGGAGCCATGAAGCCCAACATTATGTTCAGCTCAACGATGGAGATTCACAGGCTCAATGAAGTATACAATCAGATGGTTTATCGGCTGAACGAGTTGACCGAGGAGATCTACGAGAAGGAAATCATGCATTCACGCACAGAACTGAAAGCTCTGCAGTCGCAGATTAATCCTCATTTTCTGTTTAACACGCTGGAGGCGTTCTACTGGTCACTTGATGACAAGGGAGATGAGGAAATGGCGCGTATGGTTGTGGCGATGTCTCGCCTATTTCGCTACATTATCTCCAGCCCCAATCAGGATGAATGGGTTACGATTGCCGATGAACTGGAGCACGCGGAACGTTATCTTCGAATTATGGAGATGAGGCTGGGAGAAAGGTTGCAATGGGAGATCAGACTGAGTGATGCGATGCGCACCGTGAGAATTCCCAAATTGCTCATACAGCCTTTGGTGGAGAATGCCATCCTTCACGGGATCGAGAGCAAAATCGAACCGGGAAAGGTAAGCATCCATGTAGATGCTTCCACGCAGGAGGGTCTGGTCCATATCGAAGTTCGGGATGATGGACCTGGCATGGATGATTCTCGGCTTCAATCTGTTGTTCGCGCATTGAATGGTGGACCTGCTGTTTCCGACAAGGGAACAGGCGTGGGCCTGATTAACGTGCATCGCAGGTTGAAGCTTTATTTTGGCAGTCAGCTTGGGGAATTGTGCAGACTTACCATTACGAGCAAGGTCGGTGAAGGGGCTGTTATTCGCTTTGAGATTCCGAAGGATACGGAGGGTGCATATGATTCATGGCAGAACGATTCTAATCGTTGA
- a CDS encoding extracellular solute-binding protein, giving the protein MRKKPIAMLLTLTLILAVFLSGCSNSGSDGEGEASGSGSDGKVTLKFMHLWPAGSSAQQNKLVNEIIKQYQTDHPNVTIKQEVLENEQYKNKLKILSASNELPDVGVTWAAGFLEPYVKGNLFAPLDDLLSGSLEGKFIAGTTEAYAVDGKTYALPIELNISPIYYNKDIFAKYNLQPPATYDEFLNVVKTLTDNGVVPIALGNKDRWTGSLWYMYLANRLGGDALEKAINGTGKFDDPALIQAAAEVQKLVDMNAFNKGYNGLSNDEGKSEFMNEKAAMYLMGTWELPNYTTNPDVPQEFKDKIGFFKFPTMDVGKSDINSWVGGPGVGLFVAQNSKVKDEAQKFVQYFVEKWGESSVTEAGVIPATKVDTAEVKLPQLYTDLLNELNQASSLTLFADVQMKPTAAQVHLDMIQALFGKAVTPEEFVKNHQEAIDKGN; this is encoded by the coding sequence ATGAGAAAAAAGCCAATAGCAATGCTACTGACATTGACACTTATCCTCGCCGTGTTTTTATCCGGATGCAGCAATTCAGGTTCTGACGGAGAGGGTGAAGCGAGCGGTAGTGGCTCTGACGGAAAAGTGACCCTCAAGTTTATGCATCTTTGGCCAGCAGGCAGCTCTGCACAGCAGAATAAGCTGGTCAACGAGATCATCAAACAGTACCAGACCGATCATCCCAACGTGACCATCAAACAGGAAGTGCTGGAGAATGAGCAATATAAGAACAAATTGAAAATCCTTTCCGCATCCAATGAACTCCCGGATGTAGGCGTAACATGGGCAGCGGGTTTTTTGGAGCCTTATGTGAAGGGCAATCTGTTTGCTCCGCTGGATGACCTCCTGAGTGGTTCGCTCGAAGGAAAATTCATTGCCGGAACAACCGAAGCGTATGCCGTAGACGGCAAAACCTATGCGCTCCCGATTGAATTGAACATATCTCCGATCTATTACAACAAAGACATTTTTGCCAAATATAATCTGCAGCCCCCGGCCACATATGATGAATTCCTGAATGTTGTGAAAACGCTGACAGACAATGGTGTGGTTCCCATCGCTCTCGGCAACAAGGATCGATGGACCGGATCTCTCTGGTATATGTATCTGGCCAATCGATTGGGCGGGGACGCATTGGAGAAGGCCATCAACGGCACAGGCAAGTTTGACGATCCTGCCCTGATCCAGGCGGCAGCCGAAGTACAGAAGCTGGTGGATATGAACGCCTTTAACAAAGGCTACAACGGCCTGTCCAATGATGAAGGTAAATCGGAATTCATGAATGAGAAAGCTGCCATGTACCTCATGGGCACCTGGGAACTGCCGAACTATACCACCAATCCGGATGTCCCGCAGGAGTTCAAGGATAAAATCGGATTTTTCAAATTCCCGACAATGGATGTTGGCAAAAGCGATATTAACAGTTGGGTTGGCGGCCCGGGTGTAGGCTTGTTCGTCGCACAGAACTCCAAGGTGAAGGATGAAGCTCAAAAATTTGTTCAATATTTTGTCGAAAAATGGGGCGAAAGCTCTGTAACCGAGGCGGGTGTAATTCCGGCAACAAAAGTGGATACAGCCGAAGTAAAACTGCCGCAGCTTTACACTGACCTGCTGAATGAATTGAATCAGGCCAGCAGCCTGACATTATTCGCCGACGTGCAGATGAAACCGACCGCAGCTCAAGTCCATCTGGACATGATCCAGGCGTTGTTCGGAAAAGCGGTCACTCCTGAGGAATTTGTGAAGAATCATCAGGAAGCCATTGATAAAGGCAACTAA
- a CDS encoding carbohydrate ABC transporter permease — MNKRIAPYYWMTVPAVVLFFVFMTLPALQGIYYSFTNYNGFGKGYDFVGFKNYFNLFQDDNVGNAYWFTFKFAIVVTILTNILSLLIALGLNAKIKFRNFFRGIYFLPNILSVLIVGYIFNYLFSNVFPIWGQNLGINALSTNILGSESLAWIGIVIVAVWQSVALNTILYLAGLQTIPTTLYEASNLDGAGKWREFWSITFPLIAPFFTINMVLAMKNSLMVFDQIVALTNGGPGRATQSISHLIYTGGFEGGEYAYQSANSVIYFIVIAVISILQIRFLQRRETDL; from the coding sequence ATGAACAAGCGCATCGCGCCTTATTACTGGATGACGGTTCCGGCGGTAGTATTGTTCTTCGTGTTTATGACGCTGCCGGCCCTCCAGGGGATTTATTATTCATTTACGAACTACAACGGATTCGGTAAAGGTTATGATTTTGTTGGATTCAAAAACTATTTCAATCTGTTTCAAGATGACAATGTAGGCAATGCCTACTGGTTTACCTTCAAGTTTGCGATCGTTGTAACGATCCTGACGAATATTCTGAGCCTGCTCATTGCACTCGGGCTGAATGCCAAGATCAAGTTCCGTAACTTTTTCCGTGGCATCTACTTCTTGCCGAATATCCTGAGTGTATTGATCGTGGGTTACATATTTAACTACCTGTTCTCCAACGTATTCCCAATCTGGGGACAGAACCTAGGCATCAACGCCTTATCCACCAACATTCTGGGCAGCGAAAGCCTGGCATGGATTGGGATCGTGATTGTGGCGGTATGGCAATCCGTCGCGTTGAATACGATTCTGTATTTGGCGGGATTGCAGACGATCCCTACGACATTGTATGAAGCCTCAAATCTGGACGGCGCCGGCAAATGGCGTGAATTCTGGAGCATTACGTTTCCGCTAATTGCCCCGTTCTTCACAATTAATATGGTGCTGGCGATGAAAAACTCACTGATGGTCTTTGACCAGATCGTAGCCTTGACGAATGGTGGACCGGGACGGGCAACACAGTCCATCTCCCACCTGATCTACACGGGTGGATTTGAAGGCGGCGAATATGCATATCAATCTGCGAACTCGGTTATCTATTTCATCGTTATTGCGGTGATTTCGATTCTGCAAATCCGGTTCCTGCAAAGAAGGGAGACGGATCTGTAA
- a CDS encoding PadR family transcriptional regulator, translating to MISSDVIRGYNDTLILYMLLEGESYGYEISKNIRQLTDEKYVMKETTLYSAFTRLEKNGYIESFYQDESLGKRRTYYRITPLGLDYYKEKCEEWKVTQEVVNLFIREW from the coding sequence GTGATCAGCAGTGACGTTATACGCGGCTACAACGATACGCTAATTCTCTATATGCTGCTGGAAGGGGAGTCGTATGGGTACGAGATTTCCAAAAACATCAGGCAGCTGACAGATGAGAAGTATGTGATGAAAGAGACGACACTATACTCTGCCTTCACCCGATTGGAGAAGAACGGGTATATTGAATCATTCTACCAGGATGAGAGTCTTGGGAAGCGGCGTACGTATTACCGGATCACGCCGCTCGGCCTCGATTATTACAAGGAAAAATGCGAGGAATGGAAGGTTACGCAGGAGGTTGTGAATCTATTTATCAGGGAGTGGTGA